One genomic window of Candidatus Kuenenia stuttgartiensis includes the following:
- a CDS encoding tetratricopeptide repeat protein, with product MITIPKSISNYCEQAIIGLLLAAVVIIPLFFDIRLYSVFDLSKVAVLYFFSIATLVIWTILLTVKHDFSFSHVSINTPILAYIAIFIIATTVSINPVMSLFGTYKRFEGLAATLCYIFLFYVTIHFITTRTRLYMLLISMAVCALISSIYGIFQRCGVDYFTWSSSGPRVFSTFGNPVFFAAQLVMVLPVVVSLFFIGFKEKEGKDGIFINNRYAIWSFYVVSVIIYIAFWLTNTRACFVALLGGIVPFLFFIFIKRSTERYPFLILVVSFFIIGIFFNVKPETSFIKHFAADVQNEKDSSDFFIDKEAEEKSISRKPRPWIAGKFSVTGSSFSRIFQYLAAVEIIKDYPALGIGPDTIGIVFQKNLAKVFSVLEEDNGFQFPRQDRIHNDILDTAVTRGILGLGTYVWLLTAFGVYVGRNYRRLNNRDKILILGLSSGIVCYLIQNQFSFGNTPIVTLFWVMMGLCISIIKINTAEGNGAGEEAQLKQKKILQKKENVPSPGKICFKWICCVSILAMLGFITLFVLRIYKADMNFEYGRRILNYSERENSALMVDKGLFFINRAVLLNPYETTYRDELCKVYLQKASNTNDEKWIQKAFVHAGNSLKVIPEHFVGFFHFGMIYQMLAEKFNRPTIDQAIDFYSKAIEMDPFQAQFHGNLGFLYLNKGNTDRALEEFYQAYLIRPATVTYLERLTNIYLQKGEMEKALYFAEKAVEINPAEPVYYNNLGAIFLKKGMPDKAIESFKKALELSQNGQVYLENLTNACLSAGKYEELLDCYKKLIERNPSVADYYNNVGVIYKKKQQYDEAVRYSQKAVSLAPENPIYTHNLAGEYVDLQQHDRAETLLREFNMAYPEHGYVNIYLLLADIYLKNFDWENAVHECQRVIQIDKKSIDAHRILGVVYYNREQYDLAKEALENTLTLAPDDKVARELLEKIEEKTRE from the coding sequence ATGATTACTATACCCAAATCCATATCAAACTACTGCGAGCAAGCAATAATAGGTCTATTGCTTGCTGCAGTTGTCATTATTCCCCTGTTTTTTGATATACGCCTCTACAGCGTTTTTGACCTTAGCAAGGTCGCGGTTTTATATTTTTTTTCAATAGCTACGCTCGTAATCTGGACAATCTTACTAACGGTCAAACATGATTTTTCATTTTCGCATGTCTCGATAAACACGCCTATTCTTGCCTATATAGCAATCTTTATCATTGCAACAACGGTATCGATAAATCCGGTTATGAGCCTTTTCGGTACCTACAAGCGTTTTGAAGGGCTGGCGGCCACACTCTGCTATATATTTCTTTTTTACGTCACAATACATTTCATCACTACGCGTACAAGGCTTTATATGCTTTTGATATCTATGGCCGTTTGCGCGTTAATTTCTTCAATTTATGGGATTTTTCAGCGATGCGGTGTGGATTATTTTACATGGAGCAGCAGTGGCCCCCGGGTATTTTCAACATTTGGAAATCCTGTATTCTTTGCAGCGCAGCTTGTTATGGTACTGCCCGTGGTCGTTTCTTTATTTTTCATAGGCTTTAAAGAGAAAGAGGGCAAAGATGGTATTTTCATTAACAATCGATATGCCATCTGGAGTTTTTATGTAGTATCGGTGATCATATACATCGCCTTTTGGCTTACCAATACCAGGGCATGTTTTGTAGCGCTTCTTGGCGGGATCGTACCGTTTCTCTTTTTCATTTTTATAAAACGATCTACCGAAAGGTATCCATTCTTAATACTTGTTGTTTCATTCTTTATTATAGGGATATTCTTTAATGTGAAGCCTGAAACGTCATTTATTAAACATTTTGCTGCTGATGTGCAAAATGAAAAGGATTCGTCAGATTTTTTTATTGATAAAGAGGCGGAAGAAAAAAGTATATCCCGGAAGCCAAGGCCATGGATTGCCGGAAAATTTTCTGTTACAGGATCCTCCTTTTCCAGGATTTTTCAATATCTGGCGGCTGTTGAAATCATAAAGGACTATCCGGCCCTTGGCATTGGTCCAGATACCATAGGGATTGTTTTTCAAAAAAATCTGGCAAAGGTATTTTCTGTTTTAGAAGAGGATAATGGATTTCAGTTTCCCCGTCAGGATAGAATCCATAATGATATCCTTGATACTGCCGTCACCCGGGGCATCCTGGGTTTGGGAACGTATGTGTGGCTGTTGACTGCCTTTGGGGTATATGTTGGCAGGAATTACAGGAGATTAAACAATCGGGATAAGATCCTTATATTAGGGCTTTCATCCGGAATAGTTTGCTATCTCATTCAGAATCAATTTAGCTTTGGAAACACCCCCATTGTGACGCTTTTCTGGGTGATGATGGGGCTTTGTATTTCGATAATAAAAATAAATACCGCCGAAGGAAATGGCGCGGGCGAAGAAGCGCAGTTAAAGCAAAAAAAAATCCTTCAAAAGAAAGAGAATGTCCCTTCCCCTGGCAAAATCTGTTTTAAGTGGATTTGTTGTGTATCGATACTTGCCATGTTGGGTTTTATCACCTTATTTGTTTTGCGTATATACAAGGCGGATATGAATTTTGAATATGGCAGAAGGATATTGAATTATTCTGAGAGAGAAAATTCAGCACTGATGGTTGATAAAGGACTGTTCTTTATCAACAGGGCAGTCCTTCTCAACCCTTATGAAACCACGTATCGTGACGAATTATGCAAAGTATATTTACAAAAAGCATCAAATACAAATGATGAGAAATGGATACAAAAGGCATTTGTCCATGCGGGTAATTCTTTAAAGGTTATTCCGGAACATTTTGTAGGTTTTTTTCATTTTGGCATGATTTATCAGATGTTAGCGGAAAAATTTAATCGGCCTACGATTGATCAGGCGATTGATTTTTATAGCAAAGCGATAGAAATGGACCCGTTTCAGGCGCAATTTCACGGCAATCTTGGGTTTTTATATCTCAATAAGGGGAATACGGATCGCGCACTGGAGGAATTCTATCAGGCGTATTTGATTCGGCCAGCAACCGTCACCTATTTAGAGCGATTGACCAATATTTATTTACAAAAAGGGGAGATGGAGAAGGCACTCTATTTTGCGGAAAAGGCGGTTGAAATAAATCCTGCAGAACCTGTGTATTATAATAACTTAGGTGCGATTTTTCTTAAAAAAGGCATGCCGGATAAAGCGATTGAAAGTTTCAAAAAGGCGCTGGAACTTAGTCAGAACGGACAAGTTTACCTGGAGAATTTAACAAATGCCTGTTTGTCTGCGGGAAAATATGAAGAACTTTTGGATTGTTACAAAAAACTCATTGAACGGAATCCTTCCGTTGCAGACTACTATAATAATGTTGGCGTTATTTATAAAAAAAAACAACAATATGATGAGGCCGTCCGATATTCTCAGAAGGCCGTGTCATTGGCGCCTGAGAATCCCATTTATACACACAATTTAGCGGGGGAATATGTTGATTTACAGCAGCATGACCGGGCAGAAACCCTTTTACGCGAGTTTAATATGGCCTACCCGGAGCATGGTTATGTAAATATTTATTTGCTACTTGCAGATATTTACCTGAAAAATTTCGACTGGGAAAATGCAGTGCACGAGTGCCAGAGAGTAATACAAATAGATAAAAAATCAATCGATGCACACAGGATACTTGGCGTTGTTTATTATAATAGGGAACAATATGATCTGGCGAAGGAGGCATTGGAAAACACGCTAACGCTTGCACCTGATGATAAGGTCGCCAGGGAATTACTCGAAAAGATTGAAGAAAAAACCAGGGAGTAA